Sequence from the Rhizobium etli 8C-3 genome:
GATCAACTCGACATTGTTCGCGACGCTGCCCCTCGCCTCGAATTCCACCCCGCGCGAATGAATCTCGCCCTGCTGCACGTTGAAACCGGTCGAGGCGTCGAACGAAACGACATTCTGCTGACGGATATCGAAGGCCGAGATCGTGAAGATGGCGTCGAGTCCTGCCGGCTGATACTTGATGCCGATTTCGTATTGCTGCGCCTCCGTCGGCTTGAAGCCATCGCCATTGGCGTCCGTGCTGAGCGATGGTTCGAACGAAGTCGAGTAGCTTGCATAAGGCGCGATGCCATTGTCGAACAGGTAGAGAAGGCCGGCGCGGTAGCTCGTCGCCTCGCTCGACAGGTCGGACGATGTTCCGGCCAGCAAATTCTCGGTTTCCTGATCCGCCCAGTCGTGGCGGACGCCGAAAACGCCCCGCAGCCCGCCGAGTTCGATTTGATCCTGCAGATAGATGCCGGTCTGACGCAAGGACTGGTCGCTGTCGACGGCGGTTACGAACGGGCCGACGGCTTGCCCGTAAACAGGGTTCGTGACGTCGAGCGACGTTGCCCCGCCAAGCTGATATTCCCAGCTGCTGTCGGAACTCTGAACATCTATGCCGGCAAGGAGTGTATGACTTACCGCACCTGTTTCTACCTTGAATTCAGCGTGGTTGTCGAAAGAGAAACCGCTGACATCCTCGATGGAATGAACAGCCCAGCGCGGAATGATGCCTGCGTCCGACATCTGGCCGTTCATCTGAAGCGAGCGCATATCGGTATCCACGCCGGAATAGCGGAAGTTCGACCGGACGGTGACCCGCTCGTTGAAACTGTGCTCGAATTGATAGCCGATCCCGTACTGCGTGCGCTCGAAATTGTCATATGTCGGGTCTCCGACATTGAGATCGCGATCGAGGAAGCCGGCGATGCCCGCCGGCGCCAGGAATTTGGGATAAATTGAATTGAAGTAGCCGCCTTCGGGATCCCGCTGGTAGTATCCGGAGAGGGTGAGGGACGTGTCCGCGTCCGGCTGCCACTTGAGAGAAGGAGCGATACCGAGGCGCCTCTCGTCGACGTCGTCATAGCGCGTACCGGAGGAGCGGCCGACCGCCGCAAACCCGTATTGCAAAGTCCCGTCGGCGGTGATGGGGCCAGTCGAGTACAGGCCGCTCTGCACGCGACCGTCGCTTCCGGCCTCAACCCTTACCTCGTTCGACTGCACGTCCGACGGCAACCGGCTGACCTGATTGACGAGACCGCCGGGGCTGACCTGGCCGTAAAGAAGGGCAGACGGCCCCTTCAGCACATCCACATGATCGAGGAAGAAGGGATCGATGGATGGCGTGGCGAAAGCCTGACCGCGCTGGAGCTTGAGGCCGTCAAGGTAGCTGACGTAGCTCGTCGACAGACCGAAGTTGCCGAACCCGCGAAGAAACAGCGAGTCGTAACGAGAATTCGTGTCCCTGTCGGAAAGGACGCCGGCAGTGTAGCGCAGCGCCTCGCTGACGGTTTGCGGGTTCTGATCGTCGATCTGCTTGCGGGTAACCGTCGTCACCGATTGCGGCGTCTCGACGACCGGCGTCGCAGTCTTGGTGGCGGACCGAGCCGATTTGGCCAGGACAGTATTCGACGTGTCGTCGTCGTTACTTGCATCCCGCACGACGATCGGCGCCAGCTGCGTACTCGTTTCTTGAGCCACTGCTTGAAGTGCCGGAACAAGGAAAGTAGATACCATCAAAATTTGCTTGAAAGAAATGCGGCAATTCACGGATGATCCCCATGGTCCGAGCTGTCGAAATGCGGTAAGTCTATTAATCAAACGGGTACGTCCTGTCCAGTTAATATGAATGTGTCCGTCAACTTTAAAGACGCGCACGTCTTGAAACTGGTCGGGATCTGGCGAGACGGAGAAAAAGTATGGTCGCAAAAAGCATGAGCGCCGTGGCGAGAATAGGCCGACCTCCAAAGGCGAGCCAGGATATGGCTGCTGAGAGAATTATACTTGCCGCTACAGAGCTTTTTGCGGGCAGAGGGTTTGCCGGCACCTCGATGGAGCAGGTGGCCGCGCATTGCGGGGCGGGCAAGGACACCGTCTATCGCCGGTTCCCGTCGAAGGTCGTCCTGTTCGAAGCGGTGGTCGACCATGCGCACAAGAGCGCTGTCGCAAGACTTGACAAACTACCTGCGGTTTCCGGCGATCCGCTCGAACGTTTGAAATCCCTTTTGCTCGAGCTTCTATACGTCAACATGGAGCCGGAACTGATCGCACTGAAGCGCATCACCTTTAGTGAAGCGGTTGTTTTCGAAAAGAACGGGCCGATACCGCCGCAGCCCGACCCGATCATGGCGAAATTGATTGAAACCGTGGGCGAAGCGCAGGAGACAGGTGCGATCTGCGCCGGCGACGCAACCGGGATTGCCTGCCATCTCATTCACTGTATGGTCGCGTTGCCGACGACCGCGGCGATGATGGGCAGCAATGAGTTCGATAGACGTCAGGATATCGAAGCGCATTTTCACAGGACATGGCACTGGCTTATCAATGGTGTGAGTTGCAACAGGATTTCGTAACGGCATCGGTGCAGGGGAACGATCTTAAACCGGAAGCGTGCGGGTGAAGCCGGCATCGGATTATCTTTCTTATCTGCAGGCACATGCGGGGCGGTTTCTGAGCGATGTAGCCGTCCTCAGCGAGCAGCCGAACGTGCTTATCGCTCTGCAAGCGCACTATACAGTTCCGGCCTATACTCGGTCTCTCTTCGAGACCTACGACATCGACTTTCCATCGACGTTGATCAACGCTGTTCCGAAACGCCAAAGCGAATTTCTCGCTGGACGCGCTCTTGCCCGCGCCGCGTTGGACAGATTGCTCGATACCGGTGTTTCCATCGCCATTGGAGAGCAGGGATCGCCGGTATGGCCGGGCGGAGTATCCGGTTCGATCAGTCACTCGCACGGGAAATGTCTCTGCCTCGTGCTTGCGGGCGAAGAGAGACTGATCGGCATCGATGTGGAAAAAGTTGCGACCGGCGCCTCTCTCGAGGCAATCCTGAAGGAAGCGCTGGCGCCGCAGGAGCGTGATCGGGTTTTTCAGCAGACCAGGTTCGATCCCGCCGTTCTTGCCACCCTGATTTTCTCCGCCAAGGAAACCATATTCAAAGCGCTGCATCCGGTGGTTCTGCAGTTTTTTGGCTTCGACGCGGCAGTCTTCAACAGCATTCACAGCGATCAAAAGCTGTCCCTGTCCATCGTGCATTCCCTGCATCCAGGCATTCCGCAGAACAAGGAGATTTTGATCGATTTCGACATTGACGGCGAATTCGTCAGAACATGGACGATGCTCGACCGTCAGACGCTTGCCGTCCAGCGCTCTGCAAGGTCCCCTGCCGTCGGCCTTGGCTGACGGCAGGGGGTCCGAATTTGACCGGCTAGATGCGGGCAGACGATTCGCGCCGATCGTCCGCTTCGGGGAAGAAGCCGACCTTGATGAAATACTCGACATAGCGATCGAGCACCGCATCCGTTACCGGTGGCGGTGAAATGCCCGAGCCGGCCAGCGCCGTCTCCACCCTGTCCTGGCCGAGAGCCGATTCCACCTCCAGGCCATCATACTTGTCGAGATGGTCTGCCAGGAGCAGGATGGAGGACAAGGAGTCGTCGCCCTGTCTGGCTCTTTCCTCCGCTGCCCTTGTCAGACGCTCGCGCCAGGCCTCGAACGGCATGACCTTCAGATGATGCCCGGCTCTTTGCGCCGCCTCCACGATCGCATGGATGCTCGTCTGCATCCGATTGGAGAGATGATAGGTCGCACCCGGTTCGCCGCGTTCTATCAGCGCGACCAGTGCTTGCGCTACATAGTCGACGGGCGCCAGGGTCAAGCGGTCCGACCGGAGGCTCGGTGCCGCCTGAAGCAGAAGCATCGACCGGATGAAATGCCAGAAGCCGATACTGGCGCTCCCGATTCCCGTCTGACTATGTCCGCTGACGCGGCCGGGACGATGGATCGTCACGGGCAGGCCCCTTGCCGCGGCCGCGTGCATCAGTTCCTCGGCCACCCATTTGCTTTGGACGTAGCCGGTATCTTCGACCTCGCGGATCGTCAGGCGGGTGTCCTCCTTGATGATGGAGGGATTGGAACCGCGCCGCGCGACCACCGATGCGGTCGACACGAAATGGACAGGCGTGACACGGTTGCCGCTCGCCGCCAGCCGCAATACTTCCTTCGCTCCCCCGACATTGATCGCCGCAAGGCGCGCATAGGTGTCGAATTCGTTCGTGGCGCCGCCGTTATGGACGATGACGTCGACCTCGTCGGCAAGGGCGGCGAATTTTTCAGCGGTCAAACCGAGGCGGGGTTGCGAGAGATCGCCGGGAAGCCCGATAATCCGATGTTGGAAGGTATCCTCCCACAAACCATACGATGTCAGGGACTTGCGGACCCTCTCCGCCGCTGCGGTTTCGTCTTTCGCACGCACCAGGCAGTAGATGTCGGCCGCGCTGTTTTGCAGCAGCTCGGCCAGCGCAAAGGAACCGATGAAGCCGGCCGCGCCCGTCAGCAGAACGGAACGGATGGTGGCGAGAGCCGGTCGAGGCGGAACGGAAGCGTGATCCGGGAGCGCAATATCCGGCGGCAGAACCAGGTCTGCGAGCATGAGGTCCGTGTCGCGATCCCCGTCGGCGGAACCTGGCCGCGCATCGGCGGTCTCGTCGGCCTGCCCAAGTGATATCGCAAGGGCAGCCGGCGTCGGATGATCATAGATCTGCCGAACCTTGATGCCAGGGCTAATGGCCTCGCGAAGCAGGCTGACGAGCCTGACCGTGAGCAGGGAGTGGCCGCCGTTCTCGAAGAAGTCGTCGAACCGACCGATCGACGGGCGTTCAAGTACGGTGGCGAAGAGCTCGCAAATGATCCGCTCGGTCGCATTGATTGGCGCCACCGTCTTGATGTCCGCCGTCGCCGGGTCTGGAAGCGCGGCGATGTCGAGTTTGCCATTGATGGTTCTCGGCAGGTCGTCGACAAATACGATGGCGGCTGGAATCATATAGGAGGGAAGTCGCAGCCGCAGCAGCTCCCGCAGCTTCTCCGCATCCGCCGATTGGTCGTCGCATACGACATAGGCCACGAGGCGGATGGAGCCGTCCTGGGCAGGCCTTCCGACGACTGCCGCGCGTTTCACGCCGGTCTGCTCGACGAGCGCGTTCTCGATTTCGGCGGGCTCGATGCGATAGCCTCGAATTTTCAGCTGGTTGTCGGAGCGGCCGAGGTAGTCGATGCCTCCATCCGGCCGCCAGCGCGCCAGGTCTCCGGTTCGGTAGATCCGTTCGCCGGGCTTGCCGAAAGGATTGGCGACGAAGCGTTCCGCCGTGGTTGTCGGGCGTCCGACATAGCCGCGGGCCAATCCCACGCCGCCGAGATAGAGTTCGCCAGTGACCCCCACGGGCGATGGGTGCAGACCCGGTCCGAGGATATAGGCGTTCGTGTTGGCGATCGGCCGGCCGACCGTAGGCTCGGCGTTCTCGGAAAGGTCGGCGCCCAGGGCGTTGATCGTATATTCGGTCGGGCCGTAAAGGTTATAGCCGCCGACGCCGGGCGCTTCCCGCAGCCGTGTCCACAGATCCTGACCGACTGCTTCGCCGCCAAGCGATACGAAGACCACGCCGGTTCCGCCTCTTCCCTGCGGTCGATCTCGCTCGAGCAGTCCGTGTTCGACCAGATACCCGCCATAGGTCGGGGTAACGTCAAAGGCGTCGATTTCCTCCCGATCGAACAGCGGCAGCAGGCGATCGGGATCCCGTCGGAGTTCATCGTCGATTACATACACCTCGTGTCCGGCCAGGAGCCACAGAAGTTGTTCCCAGGAGGCGTCGAAGGCGAATGAGGTCGTATGCGCGATCTTCAACCTGCGCCCGCCCTGGGAAGCCAAAACAGGCGCAAAAATGGCCTTCTTGTGATTGATGAACATGTTGGTGAGCCCGAGATAGGGTACGGCGACGCCCTTCGGTTCTCCAGAAGATCCCGATGTGAAGATGATGTAGGCCAAATGGTTCAAGCCAGCTGGACGCTTGGTCTCCGGAAGGGTTTTCGGGTGTCGTGCAAGCTCGCTCTGCGTAGCAGGCTCGTCGAGCAGAACCACGCGCGGATCGGTCTTGTATTCGGGCGGTAGAAGTTCCTTCAGAGTGCCGGTGCTCAGGATGACCGTCGGCTGCGACTGATCCAGCATCGACCGAATTCGGTTGGCGGGCGTCTCCAGATCGATTGGAACATAAGCGGCATGCGCGGCAAAGACGCCGAACAGCGCCACGATCATCAGTTCCGAGCGGGGCAGGAGCAAGGCGACCCGATGCTCCGGTTCGACGCCGCGCGCGATGATGAGATGAGCGAGCCGATGCGCCGCCGTCGCCAGCTCGTCGAAGGTGAGCTTGGTTTCGCCGGCTGTGACGGCATTGTCATCCGGTGTGGCTCTCGCCTGTCTGACGAGCAGATCCGCAACCGAGAGAGAGCCGATCTCCATGTCTTCGCCCGAGATGGGCTGCGGCAGCAGAAGGCTCGCCTGCGGCAGCGCATCCATGGCCATAAGGGGAAGATCCGCATCTGCGGCAAAACTGTTCAATATGTACGCATAGGCCTGGATGAGCGCTTCGGCCTGTGCCGGTGCGATCACGTCGCTGCGAAACATCAGACGCAGGTCGATGGCGTGACCTTTCGGCGTGACGGACATGCTGAGGGGATAGTGCGTCGCGTCGCGGACGCCGGCGTTGCCGATGCGGATCTCGCCCTGATCGGGGAAATCGAAGGCCGGCAGATTCTGGACCGAAAAGAGCGTGTCGAACAGGGGGCTGTGCCCCGCGATCTGCTGCAGGCGCGTGAGATTGACGTGGGAATGCCGAAGGGACACCGCCTTTTGTGCGTGGAGGGCGCCGAGAGCCGCCTTTATCGATTCCTCGCCGCGCGCTTGCACCCGGACCGGAACCGTATTGAACAACAGGCCGATTATCTCGTTGACATCCTCGATTTCCGCCGGCCTGCCGGATACGACGTTTCCGAACACCACGTTCGAAGTACCGCTCAGCCGCATGAGAAGCGTGCCCCAGGCAAGTTCGAGAACCGTGCTCAACGTCGTCGAAGCCGAACGCGCAAGCCCGGCAAGTGCCGAAGTCGTTTCGGATCCGATCGACAGCATGTGTTCGTCGCTATGCTCCGTGCTTGCCTCGAGGCCGCGTGCTGTCGGATAGAGGATCGTCGATTCGCTGCCGGCGAGCACGTCACGCCATACCGCTTCGGCATCGGCCATGTTTTGCTGCGTGAACCACCGCAGATAGCGGCTGAAGGGAGGCGGAGCCGCGGTGCCCGCAGGATCGAGATAGAGCTGGATCACGAGGCGGTAGAACAAGCGGATCGACCAGCCATCGAGCAGGATGTGGTGCGCCGTCAACAAAAGCCGATTGAGAACGCCGGCCCCGCTTTCCGGCAGGCGAATGAGTGCAAACCGTATCAACGGCGGACGGCCGGCATCGAAGTGCGCTCCATATTCCTG
This genomic interval carries:
- a CDS encoding TonB-dependent siderophore receptor, whose protein sequence is MVSTFLVPALQAVAQETSTQLAPIVVRDASNDDDTSNTVLAKSARSATKTATPVVETPQSVTTVTRKQIDDQNPQTVSEALRYTAGVLSDRDTNSRYDSLFLRGFGNFGLSTSYVSYLDGLKLQRGQAFATPSIDPFFLDHVDVLKGPSALLYGQVSPGGLVNQVSRLPSDVQSNEVRVEAGSDGRVQSGLYSTGPITADGTLQYGFAAVGRSSGTRYDDVDERRLGIAPSLKWQPDADTSLTLSGYYQRDPEGGYFNSIYPKFLAPAGIAGFLDRDLNVGDPTYDNFERTQYGIGYQFEHSFNERVTVRSNFRYSGVDTDMRSLQMNGQMSDAGIIPRWAVHSIEDVSGFSFDNHAEFKVETGAVSHTLLAGIDVQSSDSSWEYQLGGATSLDVTNPVYGQAVGPFVTAVDSDQSLRQTGIYLQDQIELGGLRGVFGVRHDWADQETENLLAGTSSDLSSEATSYRAGLLYLFDNGIAPYASYSTSFEPSLSTDANGDGFKPTEAQQYEIGIKYQPAGLDAIFTISAFDIRQQNVVSFDASTGFNVQQGEIHSRGVEFEARGSVANNVELIAALSLLDTTVSESVDSSIIGNRPQAVPRYFGSLWANYTIDTGALEGLSVGGGVRFVGSSYSNDANTVKADGYTLLDAALRYDFGAKNPNLKGLQATLNITNLLDKEYYSSCSSEYYCQYGNGRTVLAGLRYKW
- a CDS encoding TetR/AcrR family transcriptional regulator, giving the protein MAAERIILAATELFAGRGFAGTSMEQVAAHCGAGKDTVYRRFPSKVVLFEAVVDHAHKSAVARLDKLPAVSGDPLERLKSLLLELLYVNMEPELIALKRITFSEAVVFEKNGPIPPQPDPIMAKLIETVGEAQETGAICAGDATGIACHLIHCMVALPTTAAMMGSNEFDRRQDIEAHFHRTWHWLINGVSCNRIS
- a CDS encoding 4'-phosphopantetheinyl transferase family protein — protein: MKPASDYLSYLQAHAGRFLSDVAVLSEQPNVLIALQAHYTVPAYTRSLFETYDIDFPSTLINAVPKRQSEFLAGRALARAALDRLLDTGVSIAIGEQGSPVWPGGVSGSISHSHGKCLCLVLAGEERLIGIDVEKVATGASLEAILKEALAPQERDRVFQQTRFDPAVLATLIFSAKETIFKALHPVVLQFFGFDAAVFNSIHSDQKLSLSIVHSLHPGIPQNKEILIDFDIDGEFVRTWTMLDRQTLAVQRSARSPAVGLG
- a CDS encoding non-ribosomal peptide synthetase, yielding MTFSDRKQQLLLQRLAGAGLLQSEQSVASDRPRREQRDGPTVLSSAQRRMWYHSQLAEGSAAYNFCLILRPSKGSSFSVAALTEALEQVVRRHEILRTRYRAGTAGTPEQIVEPYLAPHVTEIDLTLALNHRSKTLEEKLDDLACQARDTPFDLETDTPLRALVVRSGAAVVAVILVLPHIAGDGGSFGIVLADLERAYGHGANPDALQPASSIRYTDYALWERRHLGDPKAAGSLHARQLGFWETQLAGLPVEIALPLDRPRPAAPTFSGSQIRQWLGEGLSSALRQTARQYGGTPLVALQSAVAAALGRVGAGQDIPLGTPVDLRHDSTLDQLVGFFSNTVVVRVNISEDPEFSTLFQRVRDTGLKALDNRDVPFESVVEHINPPRAAARNPLFGVMVTATRPWPELQFGDAAMTLEEPRQTQAKFDLTFVVHDEGTGGRIGVSLLYACDLFDEATARYLLELVIGILGQAAHHPQLRLSQLAEFGHSRLSDGASSLAAILAERRAASPATARAIRLADGVHEADVVAALVGLLDRHDALRLRRDPEGGQWRLADAADLWEAPILREQPAGPEDSERFAAWLSGGEASGRILEMRAPGRWIDDESWGVLLAELSPVRSDGGRAAPLAAGSYANWLTRTAEFAAQADMVAHTESWLDMLEKAEDWAPAYGRSETPFASAERSLALPDLGGRPNQMALRTAAVAAILWTQRLTPSPLFLAIDEADRDRFPKGALETTVGWCRRSFPILVAAPSEGAAAPQPTPQLVESFTSAAHKVLGIDNAEGVAGDFATSYFLAQEVSPDVAGALDDTPRPDVTLSIVMTDEGDGPMSPAPAAHVDGEHWTVRIDLRRNKACLGIRAARSATEIDALIEAWSGVFAEFAAAVAPADDGERREEDMLAELSRWDQRRLEETFGPVREVLPLSPLQEGLHFHSVGAAEGLNEVYISQTSLDLFGEIDAERLHCAVKRAIELTPTVTAGFAEIGGRTAQVVPAYADVPWRSERAASEEEARLIANQEYGAHFDAGRPPLIRFALIRLPESGAGVLNRLLLTAHHILLDGWSIRLFYRLVIQLYLDPAGTAAPPPFSRYLRWFTQQNMADAEAVWRDVLAGSESTILYPTARGLEASTEHSDEHMLSIGSETTSALAGLARSASTTLSTVLELAWGTLLMRLSGTSNVVFGNVVSGRPAEIEDVNEIIGLLFNTVPVRVQARGEESIKAALGALHAQKAVSLRHSHVNLTRLQQIAGHSPLFDTLFSVQNLPAFDFPDQGEIRIGNAGVRDATHYPLSMSVTPKGHAIDLRLMFRSDVIAPAQAEALIQAYAYILNSFAADADLPLMAMDALPQASLLLPQPISGEDMEIGSLSVADLLVRQARATPDDNAVTAGETKLTFDELATAAHRLAHLIIARGVEPEHRVALLLPRSELMIVALFGVFAAHAAYVPIDLETPANRIRSMLDQSQPTVILSTGTLKELLPPEYKTDPRVVLLDEPATQSELARHPKTLPETKRPAGLNHLAYIIFTSGSSGEPKGVAVPYLGLTNMFINHKKAIFAPVLASQGGRRLKIAHTTSFAFDASWEQLLWLLAGHEVYVIDDELRRDPDRLLPLFDREEIDAFDVTPTYGGYLVEHGLLERDRPQGRGGTGVVFVSLGGEAVGQDLWTRLREAPGVGGYNLYGPTEYTINALGADLSENAEPTVGRPIANTNAYILGPGLHPSPVGVTGELYLGGVGLARGYVGRPTTTAERFVANPFGKPGERIYRTGDLARWRPDGGIDYLGRSDNQLKIRGYRIEPAEIENALVEQTGVKRAAVVGRPAQDGSIRLVAYVVCDDQSADAEKLRELLRLRLPSYMIPAAIVFVDDLPRTINGKLDIAALPDPATADIKTVAPINATERIICELFATVLERPSIGRFDDFFENGGHSLLTVRLVSLLREAISPGIKVRQIYDHPTPAALAISLGQADETADARPGSADGDRDTDLMLADLVLPPDIALPDHASVPPRPALATIRSVLLTGAAGFIGSFALAELLQNSAADIYCLVRAKDETAAAERVRKSLTSYGLWEDTFQHRIIGLPGDLSQPRLGLTAEKFAALADEVDVIVHNGGATNEFDTYARLAAINVGGAKEVLRLAASGNRVTPVHFVSTASVVARRGSNPSIIKEDTRLTIREVEDTGYVQSKWVAEELMHAAAARGLPVTIHRPGRVSGHSQTGIGSASIGFWHFIRSMLLLQAAPSLRSDRLTLAPVDYVAQALVALIERGEPGATYHLSNRMQTSIHAIVEAAQRAGHHLKVMPFEAWRERLTRAAEERARQGDDSLSSILLLADHLDKYDGLEVESALGQDRVETALAGSGISPPPVTDAVLDRYVEYFIKVGFFPEADDRRESSARI